CAATAAAATCTACAGGTACAACTACGGAGCCACAAAACTCGCAATAAAGAGGGCACTTGAAGGCTTCCCTGACATCGACACTGTACTTGAGGAAAGCAACAAGTCCACACATGCTATCATGGGATTCAAAGTTACAAGGCTCTGGGACCCACCATATCTGCAGATTGCCTTTGACAACCCGAACCTTGAGTTCGTGCTCTCGGCTATCTCGGAAATCCCGAAGAGCGACCACGTAATCATCGAAGCAGGCACGCCACTTATCAAGCGCTACGGCACAGATGTTATTTCCAAGATCAGGCAGGTAAGACCGGATGCATTCATCGTTGCTGACTTGAAGACTCTGGACACCGGAAACCTTGAAGCCAGAATGGTTGCAGACGCCGCAGGTGACGCTATTGTAGTTTCAGCCCTTGCTCCTATCAGCACCATTGATAAACTTATTGAGGAAGCCCACAAGACCGGAATCTACGCGGTTATGGACACCCTTAATCAGCAGGATCCGATTTCTGTCTTAAAGCAGCTCAAAGTCATGCCAGATGTCATTGAGCTTCACCGTGGAATCGATATTGAAGGCACAGAACACGCCTGGGGCAATATTGGAGAAATCAAAAAGATCGCTCCAAAGGCTCTGGTTGCAGTTGCAGGTGGAGTCCGCCTCGACAAGGTTCCTGTAGCCCTCAGCCAGGGTGCTGATATCCTTGTGGTCGGACGTGCAATCACCAATGCAAAAGACGTCAGGGAAATGGCTGAACAGTTTATCAACAGCCTTAATAAGCCAGAGATTGACCAGTTCAGAGTCATGACAGACTTCTGAAAGCGTGTATTTTCACGCTTTTTCTTTTCTTTTTTCAGGAGGGGATTTTTTTGGGTTCACCATTCATTTTACTGAACTATAAGACTTATATACAGGGCACAGGCAAGGGCGCAGTTGATATTGCAAAAGCCTGCAAAACCGTATCCGAAGAGTCAGGTATCGAGATTGCAGTAGCTCCTCAGCTTCCGGATATTTACAGGGTAGCTTCCGAAGTTGAACTTTCGGTTTTTTCCCAGCACATGGACGGCATAGGAGCAGGAAGTTTTACAGGTCATGTTTTCGGAAAATGTATAAAAGAAGCAGGAGCTTTCGGGACTCTTATCAACCACTCTGAAAGGCGTCTGACCCTTGCGGAAATCGAAGCTTCGTTGAAAGCTGCAAAAGAGTTCGGGCTCAGGGCAATTATATGCACCAACAACGTCCCCACAACTGCAGCAGCTGCAGCGCTTGTTCCTGATTACGTAGCAATCGAGCCACCTGAGCTTATAGGTAGCGGAATTCCTGTCTCAAAAGCCGACCCTGAAGTTGTCAGTGGTTCTGTTGAAGCGGTTTCAAAGATCAATCCTGATGTAAAAGTGCTTTGTGGAGCCGGAATTTCAAAAGGTGAAGACCTGAGGGCAGCCCTTGACCTTGGCTCGCAGGGAGTACTACTCGCATCCGGTATAGTGAAAGCTTCAGATCCTAAAGCTGCACTTGAAGACCTTATTCGGCTTGTTTAAGTCTTTACTTTGTTGAATTTCAGGTTGAGCTTTAGATTCGTCTTTATTTGATGAGAGTTCTGTTATTTTCTCATCTTTTTTTCTGTTTTCTTATCTCCAGTATCAAGCAGAAGAACCGGCTTTTTTCTTTTTTATTTCTGGTTTTAAGTAATTCTTTTTTATTCATCTTTATTCTGATATTTGTATTAGTAATCTATTCTTTGTTAATAATAGTGAATATTTTATATGTTTGTGTAATATCGTATTACAAATATTGAATTATTTATGTTAACATTTTTTCACTCTATACTTGATCATTAATTAGACTGGTTATAAAATCGCTTTCATGGAGTAATTTGATGGAAACTAAGGAAATAATCAGAAACTACTGGGACCACCGCAGCGAGATCTACAGCACTGGCATTGTGGAGTACTCTGAAGAGGAAAGGATTGCCTGGAAAAATATGCTTGCTTCAAAGCTGGGCGGGAGAAAACGCCTTGAGATACTTGACGTGGGCACAGGACCTGGCCAGCTTGCTCTGATGTTTGCAGAGATGGGACATCATTTAACTGCTGTCGATCTGTCTGCCAGCATGCTTGAAAAAGCCAGGAAAAATGCCTTACAGAGATCTCTTGATATTAATTTTATTCAGGGGGACGCAGAAAATTTGCAGCTTCCTGACGCACATTTCGATGTTGTGTCCAGCAAATTCCTCCTCTGGACACTTCCTGACCCGAAAAAGGCTCTCCTGGAATGGAAGAGAGTGTTGAAGAAAGACGGCATGATAATTGCTATTGATGGGGACTGGTACAGCTCCGGGATATTCCTGAAATCGATCCGTACAGTTTCCGGACTCATCCGGTCTGTAAAGGAAAGAAATCGTCACGACCCTTTTAAGAATAAATACCAGCTGATTAAAAATGATCTCCCTCTTTATAGCTTAAAACCCGGTAGGGTATTCGGTTTATTGAATGATGCCGGGTTTGAGGAGATTAACATTGAACGTATGGATTCTCTTTGCCTTTCTGCCAGGAAACACGGAAGCCTGCTGGATAAGCTCGATTATTCCCATCCGATTTATTTCATAAGGGCTGTTAAAAAGTGATCGCGGTTTCTGAACCTTAAGAAATCCACAGATAAATAATACGATTATAATACTCTAACATATATGAATAATAAAACTCTAACAATATGAATAAAAAATAGTGCGGCTTTTTCAGCCGCTTTTCAGATTTCCTAAGGATTTTTTAGTTACTTATATGCTTCAATAAGAGGTTCAACCGCTCTTGGATCCCCTATTTCAATAAGGATCAGGGCAGTTTCATCCTTAATTTTCTGGTCTTCTGTTTTCAGGTTTTCTATCAGGGGTTCAACTGCCGTTTCTCCCATGTTGATAAGGGCTTCTCTGGCACTCACTCCAAAGTCTTTATCTCCTATTTTTTTTATAAAAAACTCTGCAGCTTCCTGGTTTTCAGTTTTACCAAGAGCAATAAGGGCTCCGTTTCTGACGTTCATATTCATGTTCTGGTTTTCATAAGTCTTTTTAAGGACATTTACAGCTTCAGGGCTTCCTATGTTCCCGAGAGCTATGGTTGCGGCTACCCTTACATCAGGTATTTCTCCCTCGTCGTTTATTACGCCAATTAATGTTTGTGTAGACTCAGTGCCCCCTATTCCTCCAAGAGCAAGGACAGTGCTTTTTCGGACATCCACACCTGTATTCAGGCTATCTTTTCTTCTCCCTTCAGAATCCTTGCCGCTTTCCAGAATATTTTTCAGAGGTTCTACTGCTGTTTCATCCCCCATTTTACCAAGTACAAGGGCTGAATTACTCCTTACCGAAGCTCTGGTATCTCTCAGTCTTTCTATCAGATAAGGCACTGCCTCTTCTGCCTCCAATTTCCCAAGAGCTATTGCAGTGCTGCTCCTGATGTAATCCTTCCCGTTATTTTTCAATTCGTTCATCAGGGTGTTTACAGCTCTTTCATCTCCCATTTCTCCAAGTGCCATAACTGCACTGTGTCCGGCCAGAGGGTAATCCTGAGCAAGCATCTTCAGTAAAGGATCTGTTGCGGCTTTTTCCTTTTTTTGTCCAAGAGCCATCGCAGCTGAAACTCTCACGTATCCTTTTTCGCTTTTAAGAGCTTGAAGAAGTATTTCAGTTTCGTTTTCAGATTCAAATTCAAAATTTGAGAGTACAAAGGAGGTATATAGAGTGGAATTCTGTTCTTCTGCCTTGAGGGCTTCTTCAAGAAGGTCTGTATCATTTCCGTATTCACTGGTCATAGACCTTGCAAGGCTCTCTCTCATGGCTTTATCTTTTGCTTGTATAGCCAGCATAATATCTTCCGGGACTTCTCCTTTACTCTGTACCCCGTCTGCTACAGCCGCATTTGAAGCTTCTTCTTTTCCAAGGTATTCAGAAATAATATTCTCCGCTCTTTTATCTCCTGTTTCAAGAAGTGCAAGAAGCATGTAACTCTTTATTTCTCCCCCCAGACTCGGGTTTTCGGCTTCCATTTTCTCAATGATAGCGCTGGCAGCTGGCTCTCCGAGGTTCCCAAGTTCAGTCGCGGCGTTTAGCCTGGCTTCACTTCCATTGCCAGTTTCCAGTCTGTTCATAAGGCTTATAACCTGATTTTCTCCCGAAACTCCAGCCATTGCTGTAGTATTTACTTCGTTTCCCATACTTTCCGTAAACTTATCACTACTTAATAAAAGTGAAAAAAATATGGAAAGAGTGATAAGTGCAAATAAAAGAGAAATTTTCCATTTGACCTGGGACATTATAATTTCTATCTATTAATTGTTTATATGTATTTCTCTGTTTATTAAGCCCGGCAGAGAGAAAAACCTTTTCATTAACTGAATTTCAGGTTTTTCTCTCTTATACGGCATCCGAGACCGCAAAGAAGGGCTGTCACCTCAGTTTCAACAGAATCTGCGTCACAATCCCCAAATATACTTATTCTGTAAGTTACTCCCAATTTTTCGGCTGTACTTCCTTTTTTTTCTAGCAACGTCCCATTAACCCCTTTATAAATGTCACTGATTTTACAGTCTGCAAGATGTTTATTTGTACTCACCGCCCTGAGGACTACTTCAGGATCGGCTCCTTCAGGGATCACGACTGAAATATCCCTTACCGAATGCTCCAGGTTTTCTTTTCTCCATTCCCTTAGTTCAGCTTCCGAAAGGGGGCGAAGGTTTTCAAGCTTTAGTGTTATAAATCTGTTTTTTATATTGGGAGCAGTACCTTTTGAGACAAGTTTCATAAGAACTATCTCGTTCGGTCTAACTTTTTCCAGTCTGCCCACGTGGATATTTCCGGAATAAATATGAGAAAAACCACAGACTTTTCCTGTAGAATTCAGGATAGTTTCATATTCGATTATCCTGGAGTTGATCAGTTTGTCCGACCTGCGCAGGGCATGAGATGTGTCATCATATTTACGGGCAGCTGCTTTCATCTTTCTTACAAAGCCTTCCTCATCGTGTGCCTTCACAAGGCTGGAAAGCTCCTCACACTCTTTTATAAATGCTTCATGCACCTCAGGAACTCCAGGGTTTTCCATCTGAATCAGGGCATAGAGATAGGGATTCTGTCCCAGGATCCTGCCCACAAAGTCGAGCATTATACTGTAAACCGGGCTTACGAATTTTCTGGACTTTTTGACGTCAAAATCAAGCCTGTCAATGGTTGTGCCTATAGCAATATAAGCAAAATGAGTAAGCCCCTGCACTACTGAGACCAGCCTG
This window of the Methanosarcina mazei S-6 genome carries:
- a CDS encoding bifunctional 5,6,7,8-tetrahydromethanopterin hydro-lyase/3-hexulose-6-phosphate synthase, translated to MFQIGEALMGQGSELAHVDLMIGDKGGPVGQAFANGLTQLSAGHTPLLSVIRPNLPPKPSTLIIPKVTVKNMDQAARIFGPAQSAVAKAVADSVEEGVIPKDQVEDLVIVASVFIHPEAQDYNKIYRYNYGATKLAIKRALEGFPDIDTVLEESNKSTHAIMGFKVTRLWDPPYLQIAFDNPNLEFVLSAISEIPKSDHVIIEAGTPLIKRYGTDVISKIRQVRPDAFIVADLKTLDTGNLEARMVADAAGDAIVVSALAPISTIDKLIEEAHKTGIYAVMDTLNQQDPISVLKQLKVMPDVIELHRGIDIEGTEHAWGNIGEIKKIAPKALVAVAGGVRLDKVPVALSQGADILVVGRAITNAKDVREMAEQFINSLNKPEIDQFRVMTDF
- the tpiA gene encoding triose-phosphate isomerase, producing MGSPFILLNYKTYIQGTGKGAVDIAKACKTVSEESGIEIAVAPQLPDIYRVASEVELSVFSQHMDGIGAGSFTGHVFGKCIKEAGAFGTLINHSERRLTLAEIEASLKAAKEFGLRAIICTNNVPTTAAAAALVPDYVAIEPPELIGSGIPVSKADPEVVSGSVEAVSKINPDVKVLCGAGISKGEDLRAALDLGSQGVLLASGIVKASDPKAALEDLIRLV
- a CDS encoding class I SAM-dependent methyltransferase — protein: METKEIIRNYWDHRSEIYSTGIVEYSEEERIAWKNMLASKLGGRKRLEILDVGTGPGQLALMFAEMGHHLTAVDLSASMLEKARKNALQRSLDINFIQGDAENLQLPDAHFDVVSSKFLLWTLPDPKKALLEWKRVLKKDGMIIAIDGDWYSSGIFLKSIRTVSGLIRSVKERNRHDPFKNKYQLIKNDLPLYSLKPGRVFGLLNDAGFEEINIERMDSLCLSARKHGSLLDKLDYSHPIYFIRAVKK
- a CDS encoding HEAT repeat domain-containing protein gives rise to the protein MSQVKWKISLLFALITLSIFFSLLLSSDKFTESMGNEVNTTAMAGVSGENQVISLMNRLETGNGSEARLNAATELGNLGEPAASAIIEKMEAENPSLGGEIKSYMLLALLETGDKRAENIISEYLGKEEASNAAVADGVQSKGEVPEDIMLAIQAKDKAMRESLARSMTSEYGNDTDLLEEALKAEEQNSTLYTSFVLSNFEFESENETEILLQALKSEKGYVRVSAAMALGQKKEKAATDPLLKMLAQDYPLAGHSAVMALGEMGDERAVNTLMNELKNNGKDYIRSSTAIALGKLEAEEAVPYLIERLRDTRASVRSNSALVLGKMGDETAVEPLKNILESGKDSEGRRKDSLNTGVDVRKSTVLALGGIGGTESTQTLIGVINDEGEIPDVRVAATIALGNIGSPEAVNVLKKTYENQNMNMNVRNGALIALGKTENQEAAEFFIKKIGDKDFGVSAREALINMGETAVEPLIENLKTEDQKIKDETALILIEIGDPRAVEPLIEAYK
- a CDS encoding prephenate dehydrogenase, encoding MNTDYDAGKTKVLILGGTGEMGQWFTRFFKERGYEVTVWGKGGKIEVAKKLDVPFALDLEAVIPESDIVIVSVPINATEETIAEIAPKMKAGSILMDFTSIKVGPVEAMRKFAPKDVEILGTHPMFGPTIPTIRGQTVILVPVKGYSEKWFPVIRQLFEESGAHVEITTAEEHDRLVSVVQGLTHFAYIAIGTTIDRLDFDVKKSRKFVSPVYSIMLDFVGRILGQNPYLYALIQMENPGVPEVHEAFIKECEELSSLVKAHDEEGFVRKMKAAARKYDDTSHALRRSDKLINSRIIEYETILNSTGKVCGFSHIYSGNIHVGRLEKVRPNEIVLMKLVSKGTAPNIKNRFITLKLENLRPLSEAELREWRKENLEHSVRDISVVIPEGADPEVVLRAVSTNKHLADCKISDIYKGVNGTLLEKKGSTAEKLGVTYRISIFGDCDADSVETEVTALLCGLGCRIREKNLKFS